One part of the Dioscorea cayenensis subsp. rotundata cultivar TDr96_F1 chromosome 2, TDr96_F1_v2_PseudoChromosome.rev07_lg8_w22 25.fasta, whole genome shotgun sequence genome encodes these proteins:
- the LOC120275241 gene encoding probable leucine-rich repeat receptor-like protein kinase At1g35710 yields MLLFLLLILLSSSALKCKSLTEAKALIRWKSSLFNPECLSSWSLNNSTNHCHWFGITCNSAGSIIELNLTNCNLNGTLEELDFSSLSNLTKLYLNNNMLNGSIPRNISTLSKPPCSIPKREVFQKSTYGAHDGNSAFCGNATVVVAVIILACRRWKGSGRVANAENYAMIWERGVEFKFIDIMEATHNFNEKYCIGRGNSGAVYKAELPSGQVLAVKRLYLEGDIDIFQINRKSFMNEIQMLTEVRHRNIVKLHGFCSRNGVMYLVYDYVERGSLSSVLYSDLGGTMFDWPNRVKVIHGVAHALAYLHNGCSPGIVHRDISINSILLDAQFEPQISDFGTSKLLIFDAHHWTAIVGSCGYIAPEIAYTMKYVDKCDVYSFGVAALEIIMGKPPAEVLKCSLRSGGNDVLLKDVLDQRLLPPTGQLAEHLVFLVMVALACTRTDPCLRPGMQEIAQEMSTRKRDYLAEPFGAITIRNLLQINC; encoded by the exons ATGCTCCTCTTCCTACTACTAATACTCTTGTCATCCTCTGCATTAAAATGTAAATCATTAACAGAAGCAAAAGCTCTTATTAGATGGAAGTCCAGCTTGTTCAATCCTGAATGTCTGAGCTCATGGAGTCTCAACAACTCCACCAACCACTGCCATTGGTTTGGTATCACCTGCAACTCAGCCGGCAGCATCATCGAGCTCAACTTGACAAACTGCAACCTCAATGGCACTCTGGAAGAGCTAGACTTCTCCTCTCTTTCAAATCTCACCAAACTCTACCTCAATAATAACATGCTCAATGGTTCAATCCCCAGAAACATCTCTACTCTCTCCAAGCCGCCATGTTCCATTCCTAAGAGAGAGGTTTTCCAGAAATCAACTTACGGAGCACATGATGGTAACTCTGCCTTTTGTGGTAATGCTACAG TGGTTGTTGCAGTAATCATTCTAGCATGCCGGAGGTGGAAGGGAAGCGGAAGAGTAGCAAATGCTGAAAACTATGCGATGATATGGGAAAGAGGTGTTGAGTTTAAATTTATAGACATCATGGAAGCCACACACAACTTCAATGAGAAGTACTGCATTGGAAGAGGGAATTCTGGGGCTGTCTACAAGGCTGAACTTCCCTCAGGCCAAGTATTGGCAGTGAAACGCTTATATTTGGAAGGCGACATTGACATCTTTCAAATTAACAGGAAGAGCTTCATGAATGAAATTCAGATGCTAACAGAGGTGAGACACAGAAACATTGTGAAACTTCATGGATTTTGCTCAAGAAATGGTGTCATGTACTTGGTATATGACTATGTGGAGAGAGGGAGTTTAAGCAGTGTTTTGTATAGTGATTTAGGGGGAACTATGTTTGATTGGCCTAACAGAGTAAAGGTGATTCATGGAGTGGCTCATGCTTTAGCTTATTTGCACAATGGCTGCTCACCAGGCATTGTTCATCGAGATATATCAATAAACAGTATCTTGCTGGATGCCCAATTTGAGCCTCAGATATCTGATTTTGGAACTTCCAAACTGCTTATATTTGATGCACACCATTGGACCGCTATTGTAGGGTCCTGTGGTTACATTGCTCCAG AGATTGCATATACAATGAAGTATGTCGATAAGTGTGACGTGTATAGTTTTGGAGTGGCGGCACTAGAGATTATTATGGGAAAACCCCCTGCAGAAGTGCTGAAATGTTCTCTAAGATCTGGAGGAAATGATGTATTACTTAAAGATGTATTAGACCAGAGGTTGTTGCCTCCCACAGGACAATTAGCAGAACATTTAGTATTTCTAGTGATGGTTGCTCTAGCCTGCACTCGAACCGATCCCTGCTTAAGGCCAGGAATGCAGGAAATTGCTCAAGAAATGTCGACTCGAAAAAGGGATTACCTTGCTGAGCCATTTGGTGCCATCACCATCAGAAATCTCTTGCAGATAAACTGTTGA
- the LOC120278462 gene encoding protein NRT1/ PTR FAMILY 5.2-like, protein MAGDSEGAKEEYTKDGSVDLNGNPILRSKCGGWTACSFVIVYEVFERMAFYGIQSNLVLYLTNKLHQGTVTSVNNVTNWVGTIWMTPMIGAYVADAYLGRYFTFIIASVIYLVGMCLLTLAVSVNSLKPPPCGPNTSDPNCTEKASSLQLGVFFTALYILAIGTGGTKPNISTIGADQFDEFDPRERAHKLSFFNWWMFSIFFGTLFAFTILVYIQDNIGWTLGYGLPTLGLFISIIIFVIGTPFYRHKLPSGSPFTKMARVLVAASRKWKVQVPSDPKELHELDLEEYASKGKYRIDHTPILRILDKAAVKTSSASPWVLCPVTQVEETKQMLRMIPILFATFVPSIMLAQVNTLFVKQGTTLNRSISPHFKIPPASLQAFVTVSMLITVVIYDRCFVPFIMKWTKNPRGITLLQRLGIGLILHIIVMLVASLTERRRLNAAKAHGLEGGGEIPVTIFMLLPQFVLMGMADAFLEVAKIEFFYDQAPETMKSLGTSCSQTSLGVGNFLSSYLLTTVSHITRKNGHEGWILNNLNASHLDYYYAFFSILNLLNLLFFLFVSWFYLYKVENSEQTEAFQMMKDDKSIVAAKIQQDEDNLHANLATALFNANIEV, encoded by the exons ATGGCAGGAGATTCAGAGGGAGCAAAAGAGGAGTACACAAAGGATGGCTCTGTGGATCTAAACGGTAATCCAATACTTCGATCCAAATGTGGCGGTTGGACTGCTTGCTCCTTTGTCATTG TGTATGAGGTGTTTGAGAGAATGGCATTCTATGGGATACAATCAAACTTAGTTCTCTACTTAACCAACAAACTGCATCAAGGCACAGTAACTTCCGTGAACAATGTGACCAACTGGGTCGGTACGATATGGATGACCCCGATGATTGGCGCTTATGTTGCTGATGCATATCTAGGCCGCTATTTTACCTTTATCATCGCCTCTGTTATTTATCTTGTG ggAATGTGTCTGCTAACATTAGCAGTATCAGTGAATTCACTGAAGCCACCACCTTGTGGACCTAACACTAGTGACCCTAATTGTACTGAGAAGGCTTCATCACTGCAACTTGGTGTGTTCTTCACAGCACTCTACATCTTAGCCATTGGCACTGGTGGCACAAAACCGAACATTTCAACCATCGGAGCAGACCAATTCGATGAGTTCGATCCAAGAGAGCGAGCCCACAAGCTCTCCTTCTTCAATTGGTGGATGTTTAGCATCTTCTTTGGAACTTTATTTGCATTCACCATTCTTGTGTACATTCAAGACAATATAGGATGGACATTAGGCTATGGATTACCGACACTTGGGCTATTTATTTCAATCATAATCTTTGTCATTGGTACTCCATTCTATCGGCACAAGTTACCTTCCGGCAGTCCATTTACAAAGATGGCCAGGGTATTGGTGGCAGCCTCAAGGAAATGGAAAGTTCAAGTGCCTAGTGATCCTAAAGAGCTTCATGAGCTTGATTTGGAGGAGTATGCCTCAAAAGGGAAATATAGAATTGATCATACTCCAATATTGAG GATATTAGACAAAGCTGCTGTGAAGACAAGTTCAGCATCTCCATGGGTGTTATGCCCAGTGACACAAGTAGAAGAGACGAAACAAATGCTTCGAATGATCCCGATTCTCTTTGCAACCTTTGTACCAAGCATAATGTTGGCACAAGTGAACACACTCTTTGTCAAGCAAGGCACAACTCTAAACCGAAGCATCAGTCCTCACTTCAAGATCCCCCCTGCAAGTCTTCAAGCCTTCGTCACGGTCTCCATGCTCATCACCGTCGTTATATATGACCGATGTTTTGTCCCCTTCATTATGAAGTGGACCAAAAACCCAAGGGGCATCACTCTCCTTCAAAGATTAGGCATTGGCTTGATCTTGCACATCATAGTGATGTTGGTTGCTTCACTAACCGAACGCCGAAGATTAAATGCCGCAAAAGCTCATGGTttagaaggaggaggagaaattCCTGTGACCATATTCATGCTACTTCCTCAGTTTGTGCTCATGGGAATGGCTGATGCTTTCTTAGAGGTGGCTAAGATTGAGTTCTTTTATGATCAAGCTCCTGAAACCATGAAGAGTCTTGGAACATCTTGTTCACAAACAAGCTTGGGAGTTGGGAACTTCCTAAGTAGTTATCTATTAACCACAGTGTCTCATATTACAAGGAAGAATGGACATGAAGGATGGATCTTGAACAACCTAAATGCATCTCATCTTGACTATTATTATGCCTTCTTCTCCATCCTCAATCTATTGAACctcttgttctttttgtttgtgaGCTGGTTTTACCTTTACAAGGTTGAGAATAGTGAACAGACGGAAGCATTTCAGATGATGAAAGATGATAAATCTATTGTTGCTGCAAAGATTCAACAAGATGAAGATAACTTGCACGCTAACCTAGCTACTGCCCTCTTCAATGCAAATATTGAAGTTTGA